One window from the genome of Natrialba magadii ATCC 43099 encodes:
- a CDS encoding metal-dependent hydrolase, producing MWPWGHLAVAYLLYTAYTHYRFDRPPRALPLIALAIGSQFPDLIDKPLAWSVSVLPGGRTLGHSLLFAALLIPAVLLVAARLDRQQIGIAFLIGHVSHLVADLPPSVLRGDLAGTEFLLWPLIEQPPEDPVDGILDAILNYYALGPYEWFQFALFALAILVWYRDGLPGLATVRTSLRRRVVGES from the coding sequence ATGTGGCCCTGGGGACACCTCGCCGTCGCGTATCTGCTCTACACTGCGTACACGCACTATCGGTTCGACCGTCCGCCGCGTGCCCTCCCACTAATCGCGCTCGCGATCGGATCGCAGTTCCCGGACCTGATCGACAAGCCACTCGCCTGGTCGGTGAGCGTGCTTCCCGGTGGTCGAACCCTTGGTCACTCGCTGCTGTTCGCCGCGTTGTTGATCCCTGCCGTCCTCCTCGTCGCAGCACGACTCGACCGCCAACAGATCGGTATCGCGTTTCTCATCGGGCACGTTTCGCACCTCGTCGCAGATCTGCCGCCGTCGGTGCTTCGCGGTGACCTTGCGGGAACCGAGTTCCTCCTCTGGCCCCTGATCGAACAGCCACCCGAGGATCCGGTCGACGGCATACTCGACGCTATCCTCAACTACTACGCACTCGGTCCCTACGAATGGTTTCAGTTCGCCCTCTTCGCCCTCGCCATCCTCGTCTGGTACCGCGACGGGCTACCCGGACTGGCGACCGTTCGGACGTCCCTCCGTCGTCGTGTCGTGGGTGAGTCCTGA